From a region of the Spelaeicoccus albus genome:
- a CDS encoding N-acyl-D-amino-acid deacylase family protein gives MTGTTMPETLICNATIVDGSGAPPHPGEILVRADTIAGLGPNGRFQRCGRRLIDAGEMIVSPGFIDVHSHADNAALLDYADASKISQGVTTEVVGNCGMSLFPIDPDHSPDTVALLEQTFPRLAWDWRTYAEFSSRVTDRGVVTNQAQLLGHNTLRTSVGANGATLRPQQQEAMRARLTEALNDGATGLSTGLIYAPGAYSSFDELADLLGHLPATAMYASHMRNESYGLLESIEEIIALARQSGARCHVSHLKASGYSNWGKVGDALALLDRARTDGLAIKQDIYPYTASSTMLTALLPPAFREGSPEELLDRLGTPEELERLKGDLESANPNWESPIHESGWSSITIASAASGHVEGHRLDSIARDRETDPVTTLRDLLVENGLRITMIQESMDEADIVSALRNDHTMIGSDGLPPGLGGKPHPRQWGTFPRIIGRYSREKQILPMTEAVRRMTSLPAEWFGITNRGAIRTGMKADLCAFDYESINDTATYDAPESKADGMHWVMVNGTIAYADREVIGLAGQLLKKTYPPHHEG, from the coding sequence ATGACTGGAACGACGATGCCCGAAACACTGATCTGCAATGCCACGATCGTCGACGGTTCCGGCGCGCCGCCACATCCTGGCGAGATCTTGGTACGCGCCGACACCATCGCCGGTCTTGGGCCGAATGGCCGATTTCAGCGGTGTGGTCGACGGCTCATCGACGCAGGTGAAATGATCGTATCCCCAGGATTTATCGACGTACATTCCCACGCGGACAACGCTGCCTTATTGGATTACGCTGACGCCTCGAAAATTTCGCAAGGCGTGACTACCGAGGTAGTGGGCAACTGTGGAATGAGCCTCTTCCCGATCGACCCCGACCACTCGCCCGACACGGTGGCGCTCTTGGAGCAAACCTTTCCGCGACTCGCCTGGGACTGGCGGACGTATGCCGAATTCTCGTCACGCGTGACCGACCGTGGCGTGGTGACCAACCAGGCGCAGCTCCTCGGACACAACACGCTTCGTACATCTGTCGGCGCGAACGGCGCAACCTTGAGGCCGCAACAACAGGAAGCGATGCGAGCTCGCCTCACAGAAGCGCTCAATGACGGCGCAACGGGGCTGTCCACCGGGCTCATTTACGCGCCCGGGGCCTATTCGAGTTTCGACGAATTGGCCGACCTCCTCGGACATTTACCGGCGACCGCAATGTACGCCTCGCACATGCGCAATGAAAGCTACGGTCTGCTCGAATCCATTGAGGAGATCATTGCGCTGGCGAGGCAATCCGGCGCGCGGTGCCACGTCTCCCATCTGAAGGCGTCAGGCTACAGCAACTGGGGAAAGGTCGGCGATGCGCTGGCCCTACTTGATCGGGCCCGCACAGACGGCCTAGCCATCAAACAAGACATCTATCCCTACACGGCGTCGAGTACCATGCTGACAGCACTTCTCCCGCCCGCTTTCCGTGAAGGCAGCCCAGAGGAACTACTCGATCGCCTCGGTACCCCAGAAGAACTGGAGCGACTCAAAGGCGACCTCGAAAGCGCAAATCCCAACTGGGAAAGTCCGATCCACGAGTCGGGATGGTCCAGTATCACGATCGCCTCCGCAGCATCCGGTCATGTTGAAGGGCACAGGCTCGACTCAATTGCCCGCGACCGCGAGACCGATCCCGTCACCACCTTGCGTGACTTATTGGTTGAAAACGGTCTTCGGATCACGATGATCCAAGAGTCGATGGACGAAGCGGATATCGTGTCGGCACTTCGCAACGATCACACGATGATCGGAAGCGACGGCTTGCCGCCGGGACTCGGCGGCAAACCCCACCCTCGGCAGTGGGGCACGTTCCCCCGGATCATCGGCCGGTACTCACGCGAAAAGCAAATCCTGCCAATGACCGAGGCCGTGCGACGAATGACCAGTCTGCCCGCAGAATGGTTCGGCATAACCAATCGAGGTGCGATCCGGACTGGCATGAAAGCGGACCTCTGCGCGTTCGACTACGAGTCGATCAACGACACCGCCACCTACGACGCTCCGGAATCGAAGGCCGACGGCATGCATTGGGTGATGGTCAACGGCACCATCGCATACGCCGACCGTGAGGTCATTGGCCTGGCCGGCCAGCTCCTGAAAAAAACCTACCCACCGCACCATGAGGGGTGA
- a CDS encoding YhdT family protein — protein sequence MSSHRTDRTNDDFEVDPRYKVANKEALIALAFWVGQTAAITIIAIAIGYGKSPGELSFILGIPSWFFWTGGITTLVFCIIPYILVKLFFKDISLEATDSHQTDKAVDND from the coding sequence ATGTCATCACACCGCACGGATCGCACGAACGACGATTTCGAAGTCGACCCACGATACAAAGTCGCGAATAAGGAGGCCCTGATCGCCCTGGCCTTTTGGGTCGGCCAGACGGCCGCAATCACGATCATCGCTATCGCTATCGGATACGGCAAGAGCCCCGGCGAACTGTCGTTTATCCTGGGGATTCCGAGTTGGTTTTTCTGGACTGGCGGAATTACGACACTCGTCTTCTGCATAATTCCGTACATTCTCGTCAAATTATTCTTCAAAGACATATCCCTCGAAGCCACCGACTCACACCAGACCGACAAGGCAGTCGACAATGATTAA